A portion of the Phyllopteryx taeniolatus isolate TA_2022b chromosome 15, UOR_Ptae_1.2, whole genome shotgun sequence genome contains these proteins:
- the hsdl2 gene encoding hydroxysteroid dehydrogenase-like protein 2 isoform X1 encodes MGRFSLSVKECDISPAREDLWQQTGSAARLAEGTSACLKKLAGRTLFITGASRGIGKAIALKAARDGANVVIAAKTAQPHPKLPGTIYSAAREVEDLGGKALPCVVDIRDDKQVEDAVRKAVDKFGGIDILVNNASAINLTGTLETSMKKVDLMLGINLRGTYVTSKLVIPHLLKSSSPHILNLAPPLNLNPIWFKNHTAYTMAKYGMSMCVLGMAEEFRGQIAVNALWPRTAIQTAAMDMLGGEGVAKQCRTADIMADAAYVVLSRPKTFTGHFLVDEDVLREHGVEDMDRYAVQPGHPLLPDFFLDEAPEALAQQMEKHGATPAFQPPSSSAAPSPGGPIESTFEVIRGVLNEDLVKSTKALYQFDLAGEHGGVWFLDLKSGSGSAGRGRPNGVPDVVMTMDSADFSKMFAGNLKPTTAFMSGKLRIKGDMTLAIKLEMMMGRMSKL; translated from the exons ATGGGTCGCTTCAGTTTGTCGGTAAAAGAGTGCGACATCTCGCCGGCACGCGAAGATCTTTGGCAGCAGACCGGAAGCGCAGCCCGGTTGGCGGAAGGAACTTCCGCTTGCCTTAA GAAATTAGCGGGCCGCACGCTGTTCATCACGGGGGCCAGCCGCGGCATCGGCAAGGCCATCGCCTTGAAAGCGGCCCGAGATGGCGCCAACGTGGTCATCGCCGCCAAGACTGCGCAACCTCACCCCAAACTCCCCGGCACCATCTACAGCGCCGCGCGGGAGG TGGAGGATCTCGGCGGGAAAGCGCTGCCGTGCGTCGTCGACATCCGAGACGACAAACAAGTTGAAGACGCCGTCCGGAAAGCCGTCGACAAGTTTGGAG GCATCGACATCTTGGTGAACAATGCCAGCGCCATCAACCTGACGGGAACCTTGGAAACGTCCATGAAGAAGGTGGACCTCATGCTGGGAATCAACCTGAGAGGAACATACGTGAC GTCCAAGTTGGTAATCCCACACCTCCTTAAGAGTTCCTCCCCCCATATCCTCAATTTGGCTCCACCCCTCAACCTCAATCCCATCTGGTTCAAGAACCACACAG CCTACACCATGGCCAAATACGGCATGTCCATGTGCGTCCTGGGTATGGCGGAAGAGTTCAGAGGTCAAATCGCCGTCAACGCCCTCTGGCCGAGAACCG CCATCCAAACGGCGGCCATGGACATGCTGGGCGGCGAGGGCGTGGCCAAGCAGTGTCGTACGGCGGACATCATGGCAGACGCCGCCTACGTCGTCCTGTCGCGGCCCAAAACCTTCACGGGTCACTTCCTGGTGGATGAGGACGTCCTGAGGGAGCACGGAGTGGAAGACATGGATCGCTACGCCGTTCAGCCAG GTCACCCGCTTCTGCCCGACTTCTTCCTGGACGAAGCCCCCGAGGCGTTGGCCCAGCAGATGGAGAAAcacg GGGCGACACCCGCCTTCCAGCCGCCGTCCTCGTCAGCCGCGCCCTCCCCCGGCGGCCCGATAGAAAGCACCTTCGAGGTGATCCGAGGCGTCCTCAACGAGGACCTGGTCAAGTCCACGAAGGCTCTCTACCAGTTTGACCTCGCGG GAGAACATGGCGGCGTTTGGTTCCTGGACTTGAAAAGCGGCTCGGGCAGCGCAGGGCGGGGCCGACCGAACGGTGTGCCCGACGTGGTCATGACCATGGACTCGGCGGACTTCAGCAAAATGTTCGCGG GCAACCTGAAGCCGACGACTGCGTTCATGTCGGGGAAACTTCGCATCAAGGGGGACATGACGCTCGCCATCAAGCTGGAGATGATGATGGGTCGCATGTCCAAGCTGTGA
- the hsdl2 gene encoding hydroxysteroid dehydrogenase-like protein 2 isoform X3: MLPNSGKLAGRTLFITGASRGIGKAIALKAARDGANVVIAAKTAQPHPKLPGTIYSAAREVEDLGGKALPCVVDIRDDKQVEDAVRKAVDKFGGIDILVNNASAINLTGTLETSMKKVDLMLGINLRGTYVTSKLVIPHLLKSSSPHILNLAPPLNLNPIWFKNHTAYTMAKYGMSMCVLGMAEEFRGQIAVNALWPRTAIQTAAMDMLGGEGVAKQCRTADIMADAAYVVLSRPKTFTGHFLVDEDVLREHGVEDMDRYAVQPGHPLLPDFFLDEAPEALAQQMEKHGATPAFQPPSSSAAPSPGGPIESTFEVIRGVLNEDLVKSTKALYQFDLAGEHGGVWFLDLKSGSGSAGRGRPNGVPDVVMTMDSADFSKMFAGNLKPTTAFMSGKLRIKGDMTLAIKLEMMMGRMSKL; this comes from the exons ATGCTTCCAAACAGCGG GAAATTAGCGGGCCGCACGCTGTTCATCACGGGGGCCAGCCGCGGCATCGGCAAGGCCATCGCCTTGAAAGCGGCCCGAGATGGCGCCAACGTGGTCATCGCCGCCAAGACTGCGCAACCTCACCCCAAACTCCCCGGCACCATCTACAGCGCCGCGCGGGAGG TGGAGGATCTCGGCGGGAAAGCGCTGCCGTGCGTCGTCGACATCCGAGACGACAAACAAGTTGAAGACGCCGTCCGGAAAGCCGTCGACAAGTTTGGAG GCATCGACATCTTGGTGAACAATGCCAGCGCCATCAACCTGACGGGAACCTTGGAAACGTCCATGAAGAAGGTGGACCTCATGCTGGGAATCAACCTGAGAGGAACATACGTGAC GTCCAAGTTGGTAATCCCACACCTCCTTAAGAGTTCCTCCCCCCATATCCTCAATTTGGCTCCACCCCTCAACCTCAATCCCATCTGGTTCAAGAACCACACAG CCTACACCATGGCCAAATACGGCATGTCCATGTGCGTCCTGGGTATGGCGGAAGAGTTCAGAGGTCAAATCGCCGTCAACGCCCTCTGGCCGAGAACCG CCATCCAAACGGCGGCCATGGACATGCTGGGCGGCGAGGGCGTGGCCAAGCAGTGTCGTACGGCGGACATCATGGCAGACGCCGCCTACGTCGTCCTGTCGCGGCCCAAAACCTTCACGGGTCACTTCCTGGTGGATGAGGACGTCCTGAGGGAGCACGGAGTGGAAGACATGGATCGCTACGCCGTTCAGCCAG GTCACCCGCTTCTGCCCGACTTCTTCCTGGACGAAGCCCCCGAGGCGTTGGCCCAGCAGATGGAGAAAcacg GGGCGACACCCGCCTTCCAGCCGCCGTCCTCGTCAGCCGCGCCCTCCCCCGGCGGCCCGATAGAAAGCACCTTCGAGGTGATCCGAGGCGTCCTCAACGAGGACCTGGTCAAGTCCACGAAGGCTCTCTACCAGTTTGACCTCGCGG GAGAACATGGCGGCGTTTGGTTCCTGGACTTGAAAAGCGGCTCGGGCAGCGCAGGGCGGGGCCGACCGAACGGTGTGCCCGACGTGGTCATGACCATGGACTCGGCGGACTTCAGCAAAATGTTCGCGG GCAACCTGAAGCCGACGACTGCGTTCATGTCGGGGAAACTTCGCATCAAGGGGGACATGACGCTCGCCATCAAGCTGGAGATGATGATGGGTCGCATGTCCAAGCTGTGA
- the hsdl2 gene encoding hydroxysteroid dehydrogenase-like protein 2 isoform X2: MGNRFCVCSRKLAGRTLFITGASRGIGKAIALKAARDGANVVIAAKTAQPHPKLPGTIYSAAREVEDLGGKALPCVVDIRDDKQVEDAVRKAVDKFGGIDILVNNASAINLTGTLETSMKKVDLMLGINLRGTYVTSKLVIPHLLKSSSPHILNLAPPLNLNPIWFKNHTAYTMAKYGMSMCVLGMAEEFRGQIAVNALWPRTAIQTAAMDMLGGEGVAKQCRTADIMADAAYVVLSRPKTFTGHFLVDEDVLREHGVEDMDRYAVQPGHPLLPDFFLDEAPEALAQQMEKHGATPAFQPPSSSAAPSPGGPIESTFEVIRGVLNEDLVKSTKALYQFDLAGEHGGVWFLDLKSGSGSAGRGRPNGVPDVVMTMDSADFSKMFAGNLKPTTAFMSGKLRIKGDMTLAIKLEMMMGRMSKL; this comes from the exons ATGGGAAACCGCTTCTGTGTATGTTCCAGGAAATTAGCGGGCCGCACGCTGTTCATCACGGGGGCCAGCCGCGGCATCGGCAAGGCCATCGCCTTGAAAGCGGCCCGAGATGGCGCCAACGTGGTCATCGCCGCCAAGACTGCGCAACCTCACCCCAAACTCCCCGGCACCATCTACAGCGCCGCGCGGGAGG TGGAGGATCTCGGCGGGAAAGCGCTGCCGTGCGTCGTCGACATCCGAGACGACAAACAAGTTGAAGACGCCGTCCGGAAAGCCGTCGACAAGTTTGGAG GCATCGACATCTTGGTGAACAATGCCAGCGCCATCAACCTGACGGGAACCTTGGAAACGTCCATGAAGAAGGTGGACCTCATGCTGGGAATCAACCTGAGAGGAACATACGTGAC GTCCAAGTTGGTAATCCCACACCTCCTTAAGAGTTCCTCCCCCCATATCCTCAATTTGGCTCCACCCCTCAACCTCAATCCCATCTGGTTCAAGAACCACACAG CCTACACCATGGCCAAATACGGCATGTCCATGTGCGTCCTGGGTATGGCGGAAGAGTTCAGAGGTCAAATCGCCGTCAACGCCCTCTGGCCGAGAACCG CCATCCAAACGGCGGCCATGGACATGCTGGGCGGCGAGGGCGTGGCCAAGCAGTGTCGTACGGCGGACATCATGGCAGACGCCGCCTACGTCGTCCTGTCGCGGCCCAAAACCTTCACGGGTCACTTCCTGGTGGATGAGGACGTCCTGAGGGAGCACGGAGTGGAAGACATGGATCGCTACGCCGTTCAGCCAG GTCACCCGCTTCTGCCCGACTTCTTCCTGGACGAAGCCCCCGAGGCGTTGGCCCAGCAGATGGAGAAAcacg GGGCGACACCCGCCTTCCAGCCGCCGTCCTCGTCAGCCGCGCCCTCCCCCGGCGGCCCGATAGAAAGCACCTTCGAGGTGATCCGAGGCGTCCTCAACGAGGACCTGGTCAAGTCCACGAAGGCTCTCTACCAGTTTGACCTCGCGG GAGAACATGGCGGCGTTTGGTTCCTGGACTTGAAAAGCGGCTCGGGCAGCGCAGGGCGGGGCCGACCGAACGGTGTGCCCGACGTGGTCATGACCATGGACTCGGCGGACTTCAGCAAAATGTTCGCGG GCAACCTGAAGCCGACGACTGCGTTCATGTCGGGGAAACTTCGCATCAAGGGGGACATGACGCTCGCCATCAAGCTGGAGATGATGATGGGTCGCATGTCCAAGCTGTGA